Proteins co-encoded in one Salvia splendens isolate huo1 chromosome 4, SspV2, whole genome shotgun sequence genomic window:
- the LOC121799286 gene encoding probable LRR receptor-like serine/threonine-protein kinase IRK, with translation MLLPMKLVAFLFLPPLLFVQSLDPPLNDDVLGLIAFKAGLVDPLSRLTSWNEEDNVACKWVGVKCDLTTNRVTELILDGFSLSGHIGRSLARLQSLTLLQLSRNNFSGHISPNLAQIPSLEVLDLSDNTLSGSIPEELFQQCGELKAISLAKNSLTGPLPQSLSSCSNLQRLNLSLNCLSGQLLPGLWSLTSLRFLALSDNFFEGDVPGGVEALSDLRVISLRNNNLVGLLPENLGNCLMLKSVDFSGNYFRGALPLSMRKLELCRYLDVSMNSLTGEFPGWVGEMRSLEFLYISGNNFSGRVPSALGNLQSLKELNMSRNRFLGGLPESFGGCVNFNVVDFGHNSFSGNLPSWLFVLDLESASLSGNRYSGSITFPASWSQSFQSLEALDLSSNALTGVIPAAIGNFSRLQALNLSHNSLVGSIPASIGELNTTCVLDVSNNRLSGSIPPEVGRVVSLQQLRLESNMLSGAIPTEIGNCSSLTSLVLSQNNLTGHVPGSVTNLTNLEVLDLSFNNLSGSLPKELTNLSHLVWFNVSFNDLEGELPVGGFFNTIPSSSVIGNPSLCGSIVKQSCPGVHPKPLVLNPNSSVSNHGPLPPNLRHKRIVLSISSLVAIGAAVFIALGVVTVSILNVHVRTSMAQSAAAFTLSGGDDFSPSHDTEANYGKLVMFSGEADFATGAQSLLNKNCELGRGGFGAVYRTELRGGRPVAIKKLNTTSLTKCQEDFEREVETLGKIRHQNLVTLEGYYWTPSLQLLINEYVSAGSLHKHLQDGGDDSCLTWQQRFNIILGTAKGLAHLHRMNVIHYNMKSSNVLIDVSGDPKVGDFGLAQLLPAFDRYILSSKVQSALGYTAAEFACQTVKITDKCDVYGFGVLTLEVLTGKRPVEYMEDDVVVLSDMVREALDEGRIEECIDKKLKGGYPMEEAISIVKLGLICASQVPSSRPDMDEVIRILELIQTSSEKEEMES, from the exons ATGCTGCTGCCGATGAAGTTAGTGGCTTTCCTCTTTTTGCCTCCGTTACTGTTTGTTCAATCTCTCGACCCGCCTCTCAACGACGACGTTTTGGGCCTCATAGCCTTCAAAGCCGGCCTCGTTGATCCACTCTCGCGCCTCACTTCTTGGAACGAAGAAGACAACGTCGCCTGCAAATGGGTCGGGGTGAAATGCGACCTGACCACCAACCGGGTCACAGAGCTCATTCTTGATGGATTCTCTTTATCCGGCCACATTGGAAGAAGCTTGGCCCGGTTGCAGTCCCTCACACTTTTACAGCTATCAAGAAACAATTTTTCAGGGCATATTAGTCCCAATCTTGCTCAAATTCCATCTCTAGAGGTTCTTGATTTGAGTGACAACACTCTCTCTGGCTCGATTCCTGAGGAGCTTTTCCAGCAATGTGGGGAGTTGAAGGCGATTTCGCTAGCTAAGAACAGCCTCACTGGCCCATTGCCGCAGTCCTTGAGCTCTTGCTCGAATCTGCAGAGGCTGAATTTGTCTTTGAATTGTCTCTCAGGTCAGTTACTACCCGGGTTGTGGTCTCTGACTTCTCTTCGATTTCTTGCTCTATCTGATAATTTTTTCGAGGGGGATGTTCCTGGAGGGGTTGAGGCTTTGTCTGATTTGAGAGTGATTAGTTTGAGAAACAATAATCTTGTTGGTTTGCTGCCTGAGAATCTTGGAAACTGTTTGATGCTGAAGAGTGTTGATTTTAGTGGTAACTATTTTAGAGGGGCTCTTCCTCTTTCAATGAGGAAACTTGAGTTGTGCAGATATCTTGATGTGAGTATGAATTCATTGACAGGAGAGTTTCCTGGTTGGGTTGGAGAGATGAGGAGCTTGGAATTCTTGTACATTTCTGGTAATAACTTTTCTGGGAGGGTACCTAGTGCTTTAGGCAATCTCCAATCCTTGAAAGAACTTAATATGTCAAGAAATAGGTTTTTGGGAGGCTTACCTGAGTCATTTGGTGGTTGTGTGAACTTTAATGTTGTCGATTTCGGGCATAATTCGTTCTCTGGCAATCTGCCTTCATGGCTTTTTGTGTTGGATTTGGAGAGTGCATCTCTCTCTGGTAATAGGTACAGTGGGAGCATCACCTTTCCTGCTTCGTGGTCGCAGTCGTTTCAGAGCCTCGAGGCCTTAGATTTGTCGTCCAATGCATTAACCGGTGTAATTCCAGCAGCTATTGGGAATTTCAGTAGGCTGCAGGCCTTGAATTTATCCCACAACTCCTTAGTTGGTTCGATTCCAGCGAGTATAGGTGAGCTTAACACGACTTGTGTTCTTGATGTGAGTAACAATCGGCTATCTGGGAGCATCCCACCTGAGGTTGGACGCGTTGTTTCACTGCAGCAATTGAGATTGGAGAGCAATATGCTGAGTGGAGCCATTCCAACAGAAATTGGGAACTGCTCTTCTCTGACCTCATT GGTCTTGTCGCAGAATAATCTCACCGGTCATGTTCCTGGTTCGGTCACAAACTTAACAAACCTCGAGGTCTTGGACTTGTCCTTCAACAATTTATCGGGAAGCCTGCCAAAAGAACTGACAAATCTTTCGCATCTTGTCTGGTTTAACGTCTCCTTCAATGATCTCGAGGGGGAACTCCCGGTTGGAGGCTTCTTCAACACCATTCCCTCATCGTCTGTGATTGGGAATCCATCCCTATGCGGCTCCATTGTCAAGCAATCATGCCCTGGTGTCCATCCCAAGCCTCTGGTCCTCAACCCCAACTCATCCGTCTCGAATCATGGCCCTCTTCCACCAAATCTTCGCCACAAGCGAATTGTGCTCAGCATATCTTCCCTTGTGGCCATTGGTGCAGCTGTCTTCATAGCCCTTGGTGTGGTCACAGTCTCTATCCTGAACGTGCATGTGCGTACCTCAATGGCACAGTCTGCTGCTGCATTCACACTCTCCGGGGGTGATGATTTTAGCCCTTCCCACGACACGGAAGCCAACTATGGGAAGCTTGTCATGTTCTCCGGAGAAGCTGATTTTGCTACTGGGGCTCAATCGCTGCTCAATAAGAACTGTGAGCTCGGACGCGGAGGCTTTGGGGCTGTCTACAGGACAGAGCTTCGAGGGGGACGCCCCGTTGCAATCAAGAAGCTTAACACCACGAGTTTGACAAAATGCCAAGAAGATTTCGAGAGGGAAGTTGAAACACTAGGCAAAATCAGACATCAGAATCTGGTGACACTCGAAGGATATTACTGGACGCCCTCGTTGCAACTGCTGATTAACGAGTACGTCTCTGCAGGCAGTTTGCACAAACATCTCCAAGATGGAGGGGACGACAGCTGCCTCACGTGGCAGCAAAGATTCAACATAATCCTCGGTACTGCTAAAGGGCTAGCTCATCTGCACCGAATGAATGTTATTCACTACAACATGAAGTCAAGCAATGTTCTGATCGACGTATCTGGTGATCCGAAGGTGGGAGATTTCGGCCTTGCCCAGCTGCTCCCAGCATTCGACCGTTATATCCTGAGCAGCAAGGTTCAGAGTGCACTTGGGTACACGGCCGCAGAGTTCGCATGTCAAACTGTGAAGATCACTGACAAATGTGATGTATATGGATTCGGGGTCTTGACTCTCGAGGTACTGACGGGGAAAAGACCCGTGGAGTACATGGAAGACGATGTAGTGGTACTGAGCGACATGGTGAGGGAAGCGTTGGACGAAGGCAGGATAGAGGAATGTATCGACAAGAAGCTTAAGGGCGGTTATCCGATGGAGGAGGCGATTTCGATTGTAAAGCTTGGTTTGATATGTGCGTCGCAAGTTCCATCGAGTCGCCCGGACATGGACGAGGTCATAAGGATTTTGGAGCTCATCCAGACTTCATCAGAGAAGGAAGAAATGGAATCATAA